In Mugil cephalus isolate CIBA_MC_2020 chromosome 7, CIBA_Mcephalus_1.1, whole genome shotgun sequence, the sequence tatgtgTCTTTTAGCTTTCAGTGTAGAAACTCAGCCTGTCTGTTCCAATAGGCTGAGTGAAATGCTTGCAGGCTTTATAAACAAGTTTAATGCATGATATTACTGCAATATCATTATCACTGATGGATATTAGGTAAACACCATTAACGCTGTAGTTAGTAGAGATGGAGCCAATACAGTTATTATGCATCTACATTATAAGCAACAGAACTAAAGCTGTCAGATAAATGCGGTGGCGTGAAAGTACAATGTCATGTTGGAGATTACcatcaaatcatttaaaatggaaatactcAACTGGAAGTCCTCTCTATTACACTGGAGTAGATGTATTATTCATTACGCAACTTTCTGTGTCTCAGTTTCTACACAAGTAACCACACTTATGCTAGTTTCTCACATGTAATCTGGTCACGGCCTCTCGCTGCAGGAGAGACTGGGGGGAAAATGATGGCTCTCTCTCGTGTCCCCGGTCCCAACGAACCGACACAGTCTGTCGGCAAACTGAGATCGATGCGGCCTCTGAGTGCGTTTTAGCACCTTTAAAAATACTCCCCTCGAAGCTTTCAGCCCGTGTGTGCGGTAAATGAAAGCTTCAGCCGTAAGTGGCGCTGCAGTTAATGGCCACCATCGTTTGATCCGATGGAAACAAGGTCGTCATATTCTACGAGCGAAATGTTTTAGCATTGACCGGCGCGCTAATGTTTGAAACTCCACAGCCGCTGTGCCGCCTCTCCGCTTTTGTTAATGGTCCCTGCTCCGCGGCTGTACTCCTTCCTCGACGCAGAGCCTTTCAACCTCCGTGTCACACGCCTCAACGGGCCGGGCTAGTGATCGCCCTGATGGATGAGCGAACGCGAGAGAGGAGTCTCGCGCACCAAGCTAGTGGAGGTTCAGCGCCCCGTGACGCCCACGCCGAGTCCTCCAATCGCCTGCAGACTCTGACACATCATTTCCCCCGTGATTTGTGGCCAGATTGAGGTTGAAGCGGACACGgaaattttctcattttctcattgtcCTCATGAGAGCCGATGGATGTTGCAGCTCTGCAGACGAGGATggagtgttgttttttgttttttttttttcttctctcctcctgaAGAACTCTCCTGCTCCGTAATGAACCCCTGATAACTGGCTATTACAGCacatcttcagaaaaaaaaaacatgtttttgtatgACATAGAACAGACGGACTGTCCTTTCAGGAAACTGGTATctattattttgtaaaatagtGTGGAAAAGGAGAAGTTCCCGTCGGACCTCTGTGTGCTCTTCCGCACGAGATCAAAGCCAGGACCCCTCTGTTTGTGATCAAAGATGGGCAGTAATGCTGTGAAATGATGCGTGATGTAACACACATGCAACTGGTAAGATGCGATAGGCTCGTCAGGGCGGCAAATGGTCACCGTCTTTCTCACCCCCACCGCACGCCATATGTTTGATCTCGCCCGTAAGAAGAAAAGCCTCGGGCGTCTCCCTCGGGACGTTTGATGTTGGAGATCAGAGCTCGTGGTGGTGCAGGCACTTTGGCAGCGGGGGCTTCGCCATTACCGCACGCCACACCCAATCTCCTCACCATCAGATTACTTCAAAGAATCTGTGAAACACCACCTTCCCAAAGATTCGGATTGTCCCACCGGACTTGTCTGTTAGATTAGCAGCACGTTATTGAagtttcctggaaaaaaaaaaaaaaaaaaaggggggagaagaaaataaaacatctctgGCTCTGCCGAAATCTATCATCACCTCAGGCTCTGAGATGTTGTAGctgtaaagtattttttttttttttttatttcagccccGGTCTGATTCTTTCTCTCGTCTGTGCATTGATCTCCAGCTCTCCCCTGCCAATCACATTTACTCTGCGAGACCTTTCCTCGTCCTCCATCTCATATCCATTATTCATCACTCCCAAACGTTTCTCCCCGGGCCTGATACCTCTTACCTCCAGATGAtaatttttcctgttttgcagTGAATGAAACAATGCCGTCCcagctgttgtctttttttattttcttttttttccccccgtctgAAATACTGAAACATAATAgattattgtatttatgcaCAGTTATGTCCACTGGTGTCGGTAAATGAAATGTCTCTACTGAATGTCACTGCAGTTTATTATTTAGCTGTCAATATATTTTACTCTGACCAGAAACGTTCGCTTGTGAAGTTACTGTCTAAGTCTGGGAACCATGAAAGTCGCATAATTTCATGGGAATTCATCAAATTGGCTTTAAGACGTTTTAGGTTGAACCGGAAACTTTGGGTCATGTCCATACGTACGAAAACGATCCGGTTttcctcagtgttgtgttaagtATTTCTCCGTAAATGTTGATCCATAGTAGTACATGTCCAAGGTCTGTGCGTGGAGCTAATTCTGCTAGAGaccaaaaggagaagaagaaatgcggAGCGTGTGCATCAACCTTGCACGCCGTATCATCATTCTTAGCTCATAGTAGAGGCGAAACAACAGCATATATTGGGCCCAGCCACCCagcaagggtcaatatctgatgcagcaccatcacaagTCTGTAATCCACCATTAatgttgttatgagacgtcgGGGGCCAGAGGGTTGGGAGGCGAGGGGTGATGACAGCGTTGTATAAGGCTGTtcacataaatgaaaaaaaggatcTGCAGAGACTTCATATTTTTCGGGACTTGGGCCAATTTACAACACTAAAACTGTGCAAGTGTAATTTTTTCAGCTAAGTTTCGTTTCGGTTATTCGATTCTATAGAAACAGACATAAATGgcaaccaccagttgccatgccaactgtaAACCATGctgtgggactgtgagagttgggaaaaaataaataaataaataagggaaGTGTACATCGATATCACAGCTCCATATAGCTCCGTTCTGGCTTCAAACTTCCAGATGGCATCATCCacatccctgggaaaatagcgtcTGTTTGGCCAATGCGAGGAAGTGGTGACAGGTTGTCCGTGTTTATATACAATCTATGGTCTGGACCAAAACTGTTCGACCGACCAACATCTGTCCACAAAGCTGCACCACTTCAAAATAAATTGATGAAAAAGTGGAGAGCCAAATTGTGCGTGAGCAGAGATGAAGTGTTAATCTCTGCCAATTGACTATCTAAGGAGAAGGAGGACTTCAGAGAGATCGTTTAATACGTACAGTATCTGAAGTGGAAGGAAGAGGTTGCTTTAGGAAAATGCACTTTTATGAATTTTGCAGGGGTTTTCTCAGAGGGACAGTTAAGATATGTCCTCCCCATGACTTTTTAAGTCCTCAAAATGCAACAGATGTATCAAAGATCTAATTAAAACACGCCTGGAAGCAAGcctaaagacaaaaactaaaatattagtGGGGTGGAGTTGCTCCTATTGGAACTGATTAGCTCAGGTGAAGATCTGTCTGGTCAATCAAATCATATGAACAGCAGCATCGAAGGAGTATGAAGTAAGATGTTTAGAGTCTGTTGTATCATCTGTTGAAATAACTAATGATCAAGGACAAACAGTTAACAGTGTTTAAAGCATTTGCTGAGAAGCCCATACATCACATAGTTTGTAGCTCAGATTGGTTTTTGGATAGTAGTGTGTCTAGAGCCACagaatgaaatccaaatggctaCGCCACAGTAAAATTAAACTACTGGGTGaattttttatcatatttgcaTGTGATCATTGCAAGTTGAAGCTGGGAATGAGGTCACACTCGAATTATCGGCGTTCCACTCACAGAAGTTAtgggaaaacaagatggccgcatccatgaaagctcttgcctttggtggaaacttggtgtaatatttacatagaatgttaaactaaattaagGATActtaagttacacaaattgtaaatggaacaggTAATTTActgtgatgaaatctacaattTATAAAagtatatattaaataaatacactgttaATCACAGTTTTCCACAATGgtgtttgactttgttttgttttttccggggtgttgtttttagccgttgttagcgcaACATGGGCTTGTATGTCCCATATAACTcatgaaaaaatacattataaaagcatttcaacatatgtctgtgggaaaatactgtctgtactaccaatttaatgcaacaaaaactaatcagaagtgctaataaattgaatattacaggagcttctaattactgtttacacacagggcggccatcttggaaactcaactcagaggtagtgaggattctacgactttttAAGTAGAAAGTCTGACTTTGGGGGGCTTTGGACTTAGacaaactttattgatccatgAGAAAAATGACTTGGTTACGGTAGCTCAGCTCATTAAAAGATCAGACCAGGTATGGCACATATATTTCAGAGTGAAAATGATGTGTGCAGTTTATGtaatgtgatttattctaatatacTTTACATAGATCTATATCCCAATAATGTTTCTTTATATGTGAAATAAAGGATGAGtgacctgttttattttattttcattgtgtctACCTTTTTCATCATTCAGGTTAAGCTTTTAAACCAGTAATAACACTAAAAGGCCACGTTTAGGCCTTTTCCACCATGTAGTACATTCAGTATATGATTTCTGTGCATTAGTAAGACTTGTAATGAAtatgctctctctctgtctccacagaGGAAGTCGTTGATCGCCACCAGTCTGATCGTGGCAGTGTCGCTGTtcgtggtggtggtgaactacTCGGAGAAGCCCTACTTCCTCCTGCAGCCTGTGTTTGGGGAGACGTTCAGCAGCCACTGGATATTCTCCAAGCATCCGTACAAGGCCTTCAAGCCTCACCTGGGTTACGTCAGCATCCCCAAGCAGGAGGTgaggaacaaacacatcacacctCCGAGTCGcattacattaatattaatgaaactCAACGGTAGTGGAAAAAAACTTTGAACATGACTACAAATGTAACAATCTCAAATTTGAGGTGTCAGCCAATTAAAGTGATGGTGTCTGTATCATGTGGCTTGGAGGATCAGGTGAAACCAGATGGAGCAGAGGGTATTTTCTTAGCTTTCTATAGCTCCATCAATACACTAGAAAGAGATTTGCCTAGACAACCAGAGCCTGGATGTCCACTAGACACCATctcactgcaaacaaaaaccAATGTCAAAGAGCAAATCATTTTATGTTTGAAAAAGACATTACTCTTGGTAGgagtattgttttgttttcttggtgcATCCATCAACTGCTGGATGTGGTAACAACAGAAAGCCCACTGTGCCAAAGACAACAAGGAGTAATATGATATTGTTGTATTTGTAGATTATCGCTTGTTTAAATCATTTAGCTGcactatagaccccttcacagtttgtaaacaatgcaatgtttttttgaggggcgggtcttaactggaggcaaaacatctcaaacacaataGCCTGTAAATGGTGGTTAGCATAACACTGATCGTAATTTGTCAATTCGTCCATCCCTCGCTGAATGACTGGACTGCCCACCGTGCAAAGGacagacatttacatggacctaattgagaatggacatgagcaaGATTTTTCAATAGAAGAATGTTAACATTTAGcctttccaacaaagatattacaagaagtgagtggaaccactgtggagctTGGACCCCCCTGAAAAACataactaatgttgcgttagctagcggttagcattagcattagtaTAAGAAGTCACAGTTCAGGGGATCAATGCAAAGTGACTAAAAGCTGATTACAAATAATGCTCACGGTTATTCACAATTGTGATTCTGTTGCTCTAATGTGTCCAACATTAGCTTCGTTTTGTGaaggttttcttttcaaattgcTTCCTCTGTGAAGCCCCTTTTTTCCACTGAGGTCTTTGATGAAAGCATTACCCTCTCatgctttttacttttgtcGTAGTGCGTACGTCAgttcttatttcttttatggtgcattcataTTCTGTAACCATCTATTAGCATCAACCTCTCAATGCACAGCTTCACCTCCATAATGAAGGTTGTGCTCTCACAAACGCAACACCTTAAGGATTTTCTTAGTTTATTATACCACGTTCTCTGTGCTGGACCAGAAAATGCCAGTTTGTGGTCTCTTGTGTGCATTATTTCTTTGTAATTCCAAAAAGCCATGTCGGTGATCCTATTCTTCTGCCTTCAAACAGCTCTGTGCTGTTATATTCCCAGCACAATTTATGGAAATTGAAATATCAAAGCCTTTTAATTCCCTGCacatcaaaatgtaaaaaaaaacaagcaactgcatgtttgttgtttggtgaGACAGCCCACTGAAATGTACGGCTGGATATTGGTTAGTCACACAAGAAAATCATCATTCTTGCGTGCAACATTTGCAGCTGACGTGGAACGAGGATTCAAAGTGTGTGCTTTCAGTTTTAGGTCTAGATTTGGACATGCAACCGCTACTGAACCCTTCATGAGAAGTGGATGCCTCATATTCAGCAAGCTGATATTGGTAGATTAATGCGGAGCGTCATCTTCCGCCTCCAGAGAGTTTCATCCACACAACACGGGCCCAGAGGCAATCACGCCATACACCAATCTCTACGTCTGCACCTCCTTCTGCCTCCAGACAAGCCTGCCTAAATCACTGCCCTCTCCCCACGGAGATATATGCAAATTATTGGAAAGGACTGGCAGCTTCTGCAGAATTAGGCCTCTTTTTGGCTCAAATTCCCTCACAAGTGATTTCTCTAAATCAGAAAGAGCAGTGATTGGCTGGAACACGAGTGTCAAAAGCGTTCCTCCTGAAATTTTTCTGACGAAGTGTGGACAGAGTTGTGGAAGTCTGGTCAAGGTGATGCTCCTGTTCCGGTTGTCGTAAGTGATAACGTCCGGAGTGAAAGCCTGCTGTGCAAGCTGTCAGCCTCTGTTACGCCTGCAGCAACACCTTAAAATTCCGTAATATAACGGACTGTGAGGCAATCTTGCATGATCCACAGCCAGGGTGTCATTTGAGGTGTTAGAAACCTCTCGCAAGCATGTTTAATGCATAACCCGGCCGCATGGGAATGGCCTGCCTTATTTTGCTCATTTGATTGAGtctgtctccatgtgtgatAAATGATCCCCACTCTGCTTTTCAGGAGAAATAGAAAACATTTGTCTTGTGGCACTTTACATTCATgcctccagtctatcacagtcTTAGAGACAAActcaatgttttcattttcaccttAACATTGTAAATTAAGGTCCTTGGAAAAATACACAATAGCCAACATGGGAGGATGGGTTTCTATTTTTGGATCCCTTTGTGGATAATGTGAATGATCATAACAGTTTAGGATGTCTTGCATCAGTGGATCAAATGtccattatttttaaatgcctttCAATTAGCTCCTTGTTTCTAAACAGTGAACCTTAAATCTTTTTGTCAGTCACTAAAGACTTAAGGCTGTGACGCACCAAGCCGATGGTTGACTGTTGGCTAGTTTTGGCCACTGTTGAGAATCTGCAATCCTGTTTTTTTCAGGCGTTTCCTGTGTCGCTGGTACCAGTGTACGCAAGAGTATttgggccacccatgagaaaacaaaaatgagaggaaaaaaagatgaaatttcaagaaaaaaagcagaccTTTAAACGGTACTCTGTGGAAGAGCATTGgggaaattttgagaaaaaaagtttaaatttcgagaaaaaaagtcaaaatgcaattttgagaaaaaagttgaaatttcgggaaaaaatatgaaattttgcaaaaaaaagttgaaatttcgtgaaaaaagttgaaattttgagaaaaaagttgaaatacacatttgagcaaaaaagtcaaaattttgagaaaaaagtcaaccTTCAAACGATACTCTGTagaagagtattggggcttaattaataattaatattaagaatttaaagtTGTATTGtgaataaccctaaccctatttTTCAGCcatattgctgatatattatattggactgttgcatgtgaATAGTGGCCTGGATATTGTCTcacactgttgccttgtccgctgagggtgGGACGTGAACTCCGAGGCTCATGAGCATGTCCCTATTTgggcacagacgcactgtggtccCGGAAGTCACATGAAGCCAGGTCTccgcaaaacacaaacactgctccCTGCGGGTCCCAAGAAGTGCACACAGTTCATCCATCCTGCCAAAGATCTCACGTTCGCCATGAATAAGGATGATACTCATTTCTCAAAAATTAGACTTTATTCtcgaagtgcatgatgaaaagaaatctacctcttctcattttcttttctcatggGTGACACAAATTCTCTTCCGTACCAGGCTGTAGCTTTTCAGACAGTTCAGTTGAATCCTTCACCCTTGAATCATTGAAGGAATTAGTCGACCATTAGTTCAAAGGCTTTTTCATCTCTTCATTGCTAAAtggtcttttatttatatagtactTTTTTCTACCTAGTGGTGCTCGAAGacctttacagtcacaatgacacttctacccattcattcacacaatcacacacattgACAGACACATGGAGCAACTCAAAGTTCAGTGTCTTGATTGAGGACATCAAGGACAATGCCAACATCACAAAGagcttcacaaaaacacaaaactgcaataaaaacagGTGCATAAGACAAAGgtaatacaacacacacaaatgctcaAATCAAAACCAGGAAAGACTCTCCAATAAAAGTATGTTTTCGCCCccacacacactgggagcaactcaACTCCGCTCAAGGACATTTCAACACGTGGTCCGTGTACTgaggatcgaaccgctaaccctcaGCTTTGTGAACCCCAGCTGAGCTACAGCCACGCAATCACTTTCAAATACACAACTATTTTCACGCtaacatgatcatctagaaGGGATAAACTATAAACCAACTAACAGCGTGACTCAGGAGAGGCCAACTCTGTAGCACATTTGCAGTagtcttagcttcctagcctcccagctaacagcagcacTTTAGGTTTCCACTTTTGAATAATGAACACAGATAGCtaccacctgctggtatggatgCCAGGTAGTCTTCAAGACCAACGTCAACATGTGCGCATGCATTGACAGTGCTATGTGAGTTGAGAAGAAAAGTTGTTATGTAGTGTTAGAGTTGCCTAGCAGCCGCTTTCTCACAACTTCCTACTCATGTTTACTCTTGACTGTCCCGCATTTTGTGTACACGATTTGGGAGGTTGCAAtaatttagcattagcatttagcttgtTAGCACTCTAACATTTGCTTAGTATGACTATGTCACAAATTTGTTaggtgtttttaaagaaaaaagagcttTTGAAATTAGGTTCAAGTATTTGTAACTTTTTATTCTTGTTGCTGTCATGTTGCACATAAACATTACATTTCTCCACCAACACTAGGTTCAAACACTTTTTCCCATGCACGGCTACAGCTAATCAATTAATTTTTAAGTAGAAGGACTAAGCCCCAGAGAGACATCCTACCTGTAGATAGTTGGcactttaatgaaataattatttcttATTAATTAATCGCATTTACAGCGTTTTAATGAACGTCAAGGTTAGGTTCACACCCCAGTGCCGTGATTTAACGATGGCCAGGTCTcgttttaaaacaaataaataaataaataacccacTATGTTTTCGAACACACTCATTCATTGAAATCTGGGCCTTTGCAGGGTAGATTTTGTTCTTATCGGAGAGCCAGAATTATTGGGATTATAAAAGTGCACTCTGTTTGCGATTATGGCGAAATGGCTCCGTCGTGAACACGAAACTGTAACATGAATCACAGCTGCTCCGAGGAGGAGGCCgtaacattttattgatttacagGACATATGATTCATTGATTTGTTGGGAGCTGGAGTCTAGTGCACGCTGAATAAAAGGGATCCTGTAAGATTTTTATATTAAGTTTAATATGTGTAAATTAtattagatttgtttttaaattaactgcTTTTAATTcagaaaatacagttttttatcAATTCCGTGCTTCGTACAGTTTGATTAAAAACCTGTTCTAAATAGCTGCAGCAGCGGTGGATTATGTCCTTTGCTCAGGGGTTCATCTGTTCGACCGCTTTCCAGCCACAAGCCACAGCTACGTCTCACATGCAGTTAGCCAGCCGGCGTTCCCCGCAGAGCCCGGCCAATCTGTGTGTGCTGAAAGGCGTGATGGAGTTATGAGCTGGGCCGAGGGGAGCCGCAGATGATGGACGAGGCGCTGACAGCTCAGGGCTGTGTCGATGTGTGTCTCAACCACCCCGTTAATGCAAAGCTACCAGCCCGGGTCCGCAGATCATTCCTTAACCCCCTAATCGAATCCATACATGAGAGGGGAAGCAATAACAGCACGCTAAGCTCAGAGTAATTTACGTTTGACTTATTGtctgtaaaaaaacagaaaatcaacaCTTTTATAttggttcttgttttttttttaagcggtTGATTTTGTGTAAGTTGAAACAATGAGTTGTGAGTGGTGGTTAGCCAAATAGTTTTAATAGAATTAACCATGTCATGGTCcatgtgttgtttgttgacTGACACGCAAGAAAGAGTTTCAGCAAAAAATTCAATCTGCATTCAAACCGGCGACTTTTCAGTTATCCTCCATTAAGCAAATGATGAGCGGGGCTTAGTCAAGACatgctgcttttttcttttctaacttCGTCGTGCATTCATTCACTTAAGTAAGTTTAATCTCATCAAAACAAACCAAGCTTCAATTAGGAAAATCTTCCATTTCGGATTCAAagaggggcttttttttttttttttcaaagctaaGTGCTCTTATTGAAGATTCATTACAAATCCCCCTCCTCCAGTAAAGCATaataagatatataaaaaaaaaaaaataagataaatgaCGTAACTTCTTTACTGCTCTACTCTGTATCATTGGCAGTTGTAACCTCTGAGGTCCCGtatttaattaacttaatcTATGTTACTTCTGGGCAGCGTGACATCAATCttaagaaggaaagaaaattatAGGAGGCCGTAAAACCTGgccgacttttttttttttttttttaataaataaataattacaaaatgctttttatttaatgttctaACCACACAGACCCCTTGCCAAAACATCACTTTGATAATATTATTGAACACATATAAGGTATCACATAAACTGTAACCTGAGACGATGtagaagaaaaacacttcagctcagtattaattttaaattatactATTTAAGCAGTGGAAAGTAACAAACTTTTAGCCAGTTGTTTCAGCAGAAAAGGccttaatgtgatttttatctttaataAAAAGGACATTATACTTTTTAAGATTTCCTTTTGTCTCTCAACACAAATCCTCCAGTACTCGAAAGAGTCGATGGCCATTAGCTCGATCAGTGGCTCAATGATTGATCTAGTCTAAAGTGTATAGTCTTAcgatatattatttttttcctgcaaacCTTCTTGCAGCTTTACGTCCTCCGTGATGGAGGACGTACGAGGAGGATAAAAGGCCTCATTCTCAGCCTACAGGAGCTGGTGGTAAAGCACTGCAGTATTTTGCACGGTGATATATTTCCTTTCCCTGGTCTCTGTTCTCATTATCTAGATTTCCCATGGCAGTGCTGTATGAACTGTGCCACGGTCCTGCTGAAGCGGCACTGATAGGAATTGATCAAAGTTATAGATTGCTTATTGTTCCTTTAACTAGAACAGTAAACCTGAAACTGGGGACTGGATACAATGTGGAAATGTGCACTTGAGGGCGAACTTACTGGAAAACTAACGACTGAAAGACTTGAGTTGACACTTGAGGTTATTCTGAACAGCCAATGGTTAAATGGTGCatccagccacaacattaaaaccactgacagaagattAAGTAACATTCGCCATCTTGTAACAagtcagttttctgctgggaaacttttggacctgatgtTCATGTAGATCATTGGTGTTCAACAGAGAGTCCACGACCCCTAaagggtccgcggaggtactgcaagggggtcgtCAAATCTTTAGTTGATGAGACattctttatacattttttttaatttttccccacaactctactgttgcacatgttgagtttaatatggaacacaaATCGTAGggagggggtccctacttaatgtctccatcagtttgggggtccttggcctgaaaaaggttgaagacccctgatgatgtagacatgtagcacccacatagaccagaccaggtacccccaccccagagcaatgacgCTCCCTCATGggagcagcaggatgcagcctgactaactctgggatgatccacagaggtccctcacCTCAACTCatggtccatgtccattctctgagggGAGAcatacacagtattaggaaggtggtcataatgttgtgcctgatcgttgtatgtgtttaaatgtttgtttgggGGCTACAGGAAGCATAACTCACCTCTAATCTCCTAGTAAAGAGCGTAAATGGAGGGAGACTCGTTGTAACTGCGTCGCTGTCCCTCCCACAGCCCCTGAAGCTGAACTGCGAGCTGTGCAGCATCGTGTCCAGCTCCGGCCAGATGCTGGGGCAGGGCGCGGGCCCGCAGATCGACCGCTCCCCCTGCATCTGGCGCATGAACAACGCGCCCACGCGAGGGTTCGAGCACGACGTGGGCCGCCGCACCACCCTGAGGGTCGTCTCCCACACCAGCGTccccctgctgctgcagaagcCCCAGTACTTCTTCGGCCAGGGCAACGACACCGTCTACGTGGTGTGGGGGCCGCTGAGGAACATGAGGAAGGACGGGAAGGGCATCGTGTACAACATGCTGCGGCAGGCGTCAGAGAACTACCCCCACGCTCGCATCTACGTCACCACCGAGGACAGGATGAACTACTGCGACATGGTCTT encodes:
- the st6galnac3 gene encoding alpha-N-acetylgalactosaminide alpha-2,6-sialyltransferase 3, whose product is MAWMWKRKSLIATSLIVAVSLFVVVVNYSEKPYFLLQPVFGETFSSHWIFSKHPYKAFKPHLGYVSIPKQEPLKLNCELCSIVSSSGQMLGQGAGPQIDRSPCIWRMNNAPTRGFEHDVGRRTTLRVVSHTSVPLLLQKPQYFFGQGNDTVYVVWGPLRNMRKDGKGIVYNMLRQASENYPHARIYVTTEDRMNYCDMVFKKETGKDRIQSGSYLSTGWFTLILAMDMCKEIHIYGMINDTYCKTEGLRKVPYHYYEAGSRDECAEYLLHESAPYGGHRFITEKSVFSKWAKSHAIKFFNPLWQLS